The Sediminitomix flava genome includes a window with the following:
- a CDS encoding sulfatase family protein yields the protein MKKISFLTILTYFIFLHCSYSQGQERPNILVITADDLGYGDLSSYGAQDIKSPNIDQIAQKGILFTNFHTTSSVCSPSRASMLTGKSPDKVGVPGVVRHNSSNSFGYLSENVTTIGDLFKDQGYQTAMIGKWHLGDEAPNLPNDRGFEFYKGWLVGMTDYYKHERYGQNWMRENKTPIVPEGHVTDIFTDWTIDFIKEKRNEPFCLFLNYTAPHSPLQPRQDYLDKVLKENPNIDEDRAKYVGLVEHMDKSIGDIISTLEDTGQLKNTLILFLSDNGGALRHAASNANLKGQKGDMYEGGVRVPLIAMWEGQIQANQKTDHYAAITDLYPTLATAAQISEAHWADGIDGINQMELFKEGTPTISDRTVFYMRRGNNSACVDGTICYAIQKGKWKLVQNSACEPFVFYDMIADPEETNPIPTDKMPKKFKNFQKEMRKHLVKVGATPWARPAQ from the coding sequence AAGATATCGTTTTTAACAATACTCACATACTTCATTTTTTTACACTGCTCCTATAGTCAAGGACAAGAAAGACCAAACATTCTTGTGATCACTGCCGATGACTTGGGCTATGGAGATTTAAGCTCATATGGAGCACAAGACATTAAATCACCTAACATTGATCAGATTGCCCAAAAAGGTATTTTATTTACAAACTTTCATACAACTTCATCGGTATGCTCTCCATCTAGAGCATCTATGCTTACAGGTAAATCACCTGATAAAGTAGGTGTGCCTGGCGTAGTAAGACACAATAGCTCAAATAGCTTTGGATATTTATCTGAAAACGTAACAACGATAGGTGACCTTTTTAAAGATCAGGGATATCAAACAGCTATGATCGGTAAATGGCATTTAGGAGATGAAGCTCCAAACTTGCCAAATGATAGAGGTTTTGAGTTCTATAAAGGTTGGTTAGTAGGGATGACTGACTATTATAAACACGAAAGATATGGTCAGAATTGGATGAGAGAAAATAAAACCCCGATTGTACCAGAAGGGCATGTTACAGATATTTTCACAGATTGGACGATTGATTTTATTAAGGAAAAAAGAAATGAGCCTTTCTGCTTATTCTTAAACTATACAGCTCCTCACTCTCCTCTTCAACCAAGACAAGACTATCTTGATAAAGTTCTTAAGGAAAATCCTAACATAGATGAAGACAGGGCCAAATATGTCGGATTAGTGGAGCATATGGATAAATCTATCGGTGATATTATTTCAACCTTGGAAGACACAGGTCAATTAAAGAATACATTAATTCTGTTCTTATCTGATAACGGTGGTGCATTAAGACATGCAGCTAGTAATGCAAACCTTAAAGGACAAAAAGGAGATATGTATGAAGGTGGCGTTCGAGTACCATTAATTGCGATGTGGGAAGGACAAATTCAAGCAAATCAGAAGACTGATCATTATGCTGCAATCACAGACCTTTATCCAACACTGGCAACTGCTGCTCAGATTTCTGAAGCACATTGGGCTGATGGAATTGATGGTATAAATCAAATGGAGCTTTTTAAAGAAGGAACGCCTACAATAAGTGATAGAACCGTTTTTTACATGAGAAGAGGCAATAATTCAGCTTGTGTAGATGGTACAATCTGTTATGCCATTCAGAAGGGAAAATGGAAGTTAGTACAAAATTCAGCTTGTGAGCCTTTTGTATTTTATGATATGATTGCTGACCCTGAAGAAACAAATCCGATTCCTACAGATAAAATGCCTAAGAAATTTAAGAATTTCCAAAAAGAGATGAGAAAGCATCTAGTTAAAGTAGGAGCTACTCCTTGGGCTAGACCAGCTCAATAG